One Bifidobacterium angulatum DSM 20098 = JCM 7096 DNA window includes the following coding sequences:
- a CDS encoding GNAT family N-acetyltransferase — protein MEYAYRQAAESDIQALTDIYNAAVVVGGSSADIAPRTIEQRRAWLDSHKAPYAVFVTEAVRGDGTRQVVGFSALSVFYDRAGYNGVTDLAYYIAPEWQGRGVGTFTLRSLLDEARKRHMRKACGIIFADNAGSIALMHHFGFTQFGLMPAAATDSTGTMRDMSYWYLDL, from the coding sequence ATGGAATACGCCTACAGGCAGGCCGCGGAATCGGATATTCAGGCACTGACCGACATCTACAATGCCGCGGTTGTCGTAGGCGGCTCATCCGCGGATATCGCCCCGCGCACCATCGAACAGCGCCGCGCCTGGCTCGACTCCCACAAAGCCCCCTATGCGGTGTTCGTCACCGAGGCGGTACGCGGCGACGGCACGCGCCAGGTCGTAGGCTTCAGCGCGTTGTCCGTGTTCTACGATCGTGCAGGCTACAACGGCGTTACCGACCTGGCCTACTACATCGCCCCCGAATGGCAGGGCAGGGGAGTGGGCACCTTCACGTTGCGCTCGCTGCTTGATGAGGCACGCAAGCGTCATATGCGCAAGGCGTGTGGCATCATCTTCGCCGACAACGCCGGTTCTATCGCGCTCATGCACCATTTCGGCTTCACGCAATTCGGGCTCATGCCGGCAGCCGCCACCGATTCCACCGGCACCATGCGCGATATGAGCTACTGGTATCTCGACCTGTAG